One stretch of Eggerthella lenta DSM 2243 DNA includes these proteins:
- the dnaA gene encoding chromosomal replication initiator protein DnaA yields MNSEKLEQVWSEVCGQVKSYNNIDPSQINAFFSRLHPQAMSDGFLMITADNDFIKTWIERHYVEFIKRALNDLYHMPFTVIIEVDITAAEPPAPAPAPPAAQAAPAATMATAAETPAPVSSPQPAPAPAANAASSPQIDAGRPEAHRGAVGEEVAGVGAKREIALDGPDSPASTLTFENFVIGDSNRMAYSMAVAVAEMPGKAHLNPLFIYGKSGLGKTHLMRAIQNYINETMPQLSTIYVDSAELLSDYMEASAAHDKQKSSYKNFKTRYEEADVLLIDDVQYLQGKKQTLDIVFQIFNKLTSQGRQVVLSADRAPKNIDIDERYRSRFNSGGTFDIQPPEIETKLGIVKSFVDEYRESEGSHDFNIPDDIQMYIAESSSSNIRELKSAVTKVIYQMTFFNQPDLKLDDVRTLLENHFTGGPSKRLTIADIQKEVENFYKVSHADLVGKKRTRNIIYARQIAIYLCRQMLDLPFNDIGKKFNRDHSTVMYSVTNVEEKMKENRELREELEALRGLINEM; encoded by the coding sequence ATGAACAGCGAAAAACTCGAGCAGGTCTGGTCCGAAGTATGCGGCCAGGTGAAAAGCTACAACAATATCGATCCGTCGCAGATCAACGCGTTCTTCTCACGCCTGCATCCGCAGGCTATGAGCGACGGGTTCCTCATGATCACCGCGGACAACGACTTTATAAAGACATGGATCGAGCGTCATTATGTCGAGTTCATCAAACGCGCGCTGAACGACCTGTACCACATGCCGTTCACCGTGATCATCGAAGTGGACATCACAGCCGCCGAGCCTCCCGCTCCGGCGCCTGCTCCTCCCGCCGCGCAGGCAGCCCCGGCGGCAACCATGGCGACGGCGGCAGAAACGCCTGCGCCCGTCAGCTCTCCGCAGCCCGCGCCGGCTCCTGCCGCGAATGCCGCAAGTTCGCCGCAAATCGACGCAGGCCGTCCCGAAGCGCATAGAGGGGCGGTAGGGGAAGAGGTCGCCGGCGTCGGCGCGAAACGAGAAATAGCGCTCGACGGCCCCGACAGCCCCGCGTCCACGCTTACGTTCGAGAACTTCGTCATCGGCGATTCGAACCGCATGGCGTACTCCATGGCCGTGGCCGTGGCCGAGATGCCGGGCAAGGCGCACCTCAACCCGCTGTTCATCTACGGCAAGTCGGGTCTGGGGAAAACGCACCTCATGCGCGCCATCCAGAACTACATCAACGAGACGATGCCGCAGCTTTCCACCATCTACGTGGACTCGGCCGAGCTGTTGAGCGACTACATGGAGGCCAGCGCGGCGCACGACAAGCAGAAATCCAGCTACAAGAACTTCAAGACGCGCTACGAGGAAGCCGACGTGCTGCTCATCGACGACGTCCAGTACCTGCAGGGCAAGAAGCAGACGCTCGACATCGTGTTCCAGATATTCAACAAGCTGACCAGCCAGGGCCGCCAAGTGGTGCTGTCGGCCGACCGCGCGCCGAAGAACATCGACATCGACGAGCGCTACCGCAGCCGCTTCAACTCGGGCGGCACGTTCGACATCCAGCCCCCCGAGATCGAGACGAAGCTGGGCATCGTGAAAAGCTTCGTGGACGAGTACCGCGAGTCGGAAGGGTCGCACGACTTCAACATCCCCGACGACATCCAGATGTACATCGCGGAAAGCTCCAGCTCGAACATCCGCGAGCTGAAGAGCGCCGTCACGAAGGTGATCTACCAGATGACGTTCTTCAACCAGCCCGACCTCAAGCTGGACGACGTGCGCACGCTGCTGGAGAACCACTTCACCGGCGGCCCTTCGAAGCGCCTCACCATCGCCGACATTCAAAAGGAAGTGGAGAACTTCTACAAGGTGAGCCACGCCGACCTCGTGGGCAAGAAGCGCACGCGCAACATCATCTACGCGCGCCAGATAGCCATATACCTGTGCCGCCAGATGCTCGACCTGCCGTTCAACGACATCGGCAAGAAGTTCAACCGCGACCACTCCACCGTAATGTACTCGGTGACCAACGTCGAGGAGAAGATGAAGGAGAACCGCGAGCTGCGCGAGGAGCTGGAAGCGCTGCGCGGGCTCATCAACGAGATGTAG